CTTCCTCAAAATGAGGATCCCAACCATAATGTTTTGCCAGTAGGTCAGTCAGGGTAGTTTTACCTGCACCTATGTTCCCGGCAACTGCCACATGTTTAAAATCATGTTTTTCTTCTGCTTCCTTATTTTTTACTGCCATCTGATAAAAATATTATTCCTTGTTCCTGATGAATTACTTTAAAAATTTTGCGAGGTAAAAAAATATTCTTTCATGCAAAGATAAAGGATGTTTTTTTAGTACAAGGAGTATAGTGTGATTAATCTGATTTTATCGGATATTTGCCGACATATCAAATAAGCTGTTGAGGTAAATGCTGATAAAAACGATAGAAATTTCGAAGGTGTACAAAATGGGCAAGGTAGAAATTAATGCCCTCCGGAAAATATCTTTTGAAATTGATAAAAATGAATACGTTGCCCTGATCGGTCCTTCAGGCAGCGGAAAATCAACCCTGATGAACCTGCTGGGTTGTCTCGATACACCCGACCACGGAAAATATTATCTCAACGGCTATGATGTCAGCCAACTGACAGATGATGGTCTTGCCCGTATCAGAAATGAAGAAATAGGCTTTGTTTTTCAGTCGTTTAACCTGATTCCAAGGATGTCTGCCCTCGAAAATGTTGCCCTTCCGCTGATATATTCCGGTGTCAGACGAAATGAAAGGCTGGAACGAGCCGAACAAAAGCTTAAGGAAGTGGGACTTGGCGAAAGAATAGGGCATAAACCCAATGAATTGTCGGGAGGAGAAAAACAAAGGGTTGCTATTGCCCGTGCCCTGATTAATAATCCCTC
This region of Sphingobacteriales bacterium genomic DNA includes:
- a CDS encoding ABC transporter ATP-binding protein, whose product is MLIKTIEISKVYKMGKVEINALRKISFEIDKNEYVALIGPSGSGKSTLMNLLGCLDTPDHGKYYLNGYDVSQLTDDGLARIRNEEIGFVFQSFNLIPRMSALENVALPLIYSGVRRNERLERAEQKLKEVGLGERIGHKPNELSGGEKQRVAIARALINNPSIILADEPTGNLDTKVSYEILDLFEQIHESGNTIILVTHEPDIAERAHRIIKLRDGQIESDLRQKT